From Camelina sativa cultivar DH55 chromosome 5, Cs, whole genome shotgun sequence:
GGGGAGACGGTTCTCTACTGGCAAGGAACATCCCCAAGGTTATGCATCTCAGATCATGAGCTAGCGAAACAGATCTTATCGAACAAGTTTGGTTTCTTTGCTAAATCAAAGACAAAACCTGAGATCCTTAAACTTGCTGGTAATGGACTCATCTTCGTAAATGATCTTGTTTGGGTTCGTCATAGACGAATCTTAAACCCTGCATTCTCCATGGACAAAATCAAggttctttttgttcttttctttatattgtTCCTTCTCATGTCGATTAGAAGACATAAAACGGTAGCactttttttgctaaatttttAGTAATTTCTTCATTTTATCGATCAGCTCATGAACCAACTGATGGTGGACTGCACTTTGAGGATGTTCGAGGAGtggaaaaaacagaggaatggTGATGAATCCGAGCAAGTTGTTATGATGAACAGAGAGTATAAGAGATTGACGGCTGATATTATAGCCACCGCTGCGTTTGGAAGCAGTTATGCTGAAGGAATTGAAGTGTTTAGATCACAAAAGAAGCTCCAAAAGTGTTGTGCTGCTTCTCTTACTGATGTCTATATCCCTGGAGTCCAGTAAGTGTATAATCAATCTTTCGTCTACTTTAAaagttctttcttgttttagtgATTTGAAGAATGTTTCTTTGTCTTGTATCCCAAGGTACTTTCCTACGCCTTTGAATCTTCGAATATGGAAACTTGGTAGGAAAGTGAATAACTCgatcaaaagaatcatagaCGCGAGGCTAAATTCGGAATCCAAGAACTACGGAAACGATCTTCTCGGAATCATGTTAACAGCTGCAAGATCTAACGAGTCTGAGAAAAAGATAAGCATTGATGAGATCATAGAAGAGTGCAAGACGTTCTTCTTCGCAGGACACGAAACTACTGCGAATCTATTGACATGGAGTACTATGTTGCTTAGCTTGCACCAATATTGGCAGGAGAAGATCAGGGAAGAGGTTATCAACGAATGCGGTAAAGACAAAATCCCAGATGCAGAGAACTGTTCCAAACTCAAACTGGTATTGCAAAAAGAGTTTCTTGCGGCTAAAGAaacctgtttttatttttttgacctAACTAACTACAATTAATCATTGCATGCAGATGAACATGGTGTTTATGGAGTCACTTCGTCTATACGGACCAGTGATAAATGTGCTCCGATTAGCATCAGAAGATATGAAACTAGGAAACCTAGAGATCCCTAAAGGCACGACTATAGTCCTCCCGATCGTGAAGATGCACAGAGACAAAGCCGTTTGGGGAAGTGACGCCGACACATTCAACCCTATGAGGTTTGAAAACGGCGCTTCTCGTGCTGCTACTCACCCAAACGCACTCCTCGCGTTTTCAATCGGACCAAGAGCTTGCATTGGCCAAAACTTTGCCATGATGGAAGCCAAAACCGTTCTCGCCATGATTCTACAACGTTTCCGGCTCAATCTCTCTGGAGAGTATAAGCACGCGCCGGCGGATCACCTCACTCTTCAGCCTCAGTACGATTTACCTGTGATGCTTAAACCTATCAACGGTTAAAAGAAGCAAGATGCATCCCCCTGTGTATAATGGACCTTTGTGGGCTAAATACTAAACTAAGTTATTGGGCTTGTATTAAGAATCACTTGAGCCAgactattaattaattaatgatgtTTAAACTAATTGCTATTTTAACGTAGCACGTGTTCGGATATCAGGTGCCAAAGACTATAGTCAAACCGACTGGTCCAATGATCCTACGGTTAGATTGCTCCGAAATTTTAATAACATTCCATCATCAAATAAATCAACATCCTactaataatttataaacatatcaGTGtagtaattatatttaaattagaaAGTGACCAATATTATAAAGGAAAGACAAAGTTTATAAGTTAAATAAGGAGATGTAAACATCTTATGGGTCCGGTCTGGTGATCTGATGTGATCATACAAGTTGGTTTATGATTCGatgaagaaatttcttcacaaTTGTTTAGACAAAGAGTACAATAGCATTAAACTAGTAATTTCGttagtgaaaaaaaattatgaaaaatgaaatgaaatacaTATGAGAATGCAGTCCACATACACATGGTGATAAAGTTTGAGAAGAGAGGAGTGACGGAGAAAAGTGTAAGCCACATACTATACGACTATCCCTGCCGGCACCACTAACTCTCTTGACATTTATatgtgtaattaattttttgagaATGATAGATATATACacatggttatatatatatatatatattaatacccTTTCATTAAATTTTCCAAACTACAAGTATGACTTTCTTATCGTTTTTTCTGTATAAAATTCTGAATGTTTAGAGTTaggatatttttattttgtttatcataTCGGTTAAtactttttgatataaaatttaaacataactTTCAGAGtgtatgtgtatacaatttatttttgtttttaagtatgCGTGGAAAAGCTACAGTAactagttttgttattttatcattaattgTAGAAAACATCAGCAAAAGGCGTAGGTGTTGGTATTATCAAATTATTTAGTCGAGGGTACATCTCTCCTAATTCCTTGGTTACCCTCACCAAATGAGACCTATGGGACCAAGCTTTGTCTTTGATAAGAAGGGGTAGTTTATCTAGATAAACTCCAGAGATCCTCAAAACGATATCGCGTTATATGGAACCTGTAtttaagttacaaaaaaaaaaaaaaaaaaaaagtaataaaacgGTAGATTAACTAAAGCTACAAATTTGGATTATGCATTAAACACGCGTTACAGGTGTCGCGCGAACTTAAAATTATGATGATAGTGATAGCTTTGTAAAATGTCTGAATACACTTACTCAAGTCTTCTATATTAGTATTAAGAGTttttaaagacacaaaaaacaaacaaaatactaaaGATACAAAGAACGATCTGAAAACGTTGAATTGTGCAAACAAACAACTCTTAGTTGTattctttcttttgtcaaatCGTGTTAATGGCGTCGGACGAGAGCATGGTGATCAACTCTTCTTCGGTTCTAGACGAAGATGATTACGATCACGACGATAGTACAGATCATGATAGCTTTCATCATTACTACCAGACAAGGCAAAACAGTTTGTCTAGGTTATCTATCTGCACAAGCTCCTTCCACGAAGACGatgaagatcatcatcatcatcatcatccttcagAGCTACTTGGTAATTTCGTCTCTGCTCTGTCACTAGAGAGCTTGGACGACGTCGGAGCCGATGCCGACGGGGAAATCTCCGATGACGATGGTGACGTTTCGGAGTCGGACAAGGAATCTTCCGGGTTCTACTCTCTCCCGGAGACCACATCTCACCGGAGAAGAAAACTCACGGTTTCCGGAGATGGTACTAATAAGTGTAATATAGTAAGTCAACGGAGAGAAAAGAGCAAAAGAGGGAGTCAG
This genomic window contains:
- the LOC104788730 gene encoding cytochrome P450 709B2-like produces the protein MELLSTINLLALPLLILVVPKIYGVCWILFWRPLMLSRRFKKQGISGPKYRILHGNLLEVRKMKKEAKLSVLDPNSNDIVPRVLPHLDQWISQYGETVLYWQGTSPRLCISDHELAKQILSNKFGFFAKSKTKPEILKLAGNGLIFVNDLVWVRHRRILNPAFSMDKIKLMNQLMVDCTLRMFEEWKKQRNGDESEQVVMMNREYKRLTADIIATAAFGSSYAEGIEVFRSQKKLQKCCAASLTDVYIPGVQYFPTPLNLRIWKLGRKVNNSIKRIIDARLNSESKNYGNDLLGIMLTAARSNESEKKISIDEIIEECKTFFFAGHETTANLLTWSTMLLSLHQYWQEKIREEVINECGKDKIPDAENCSKLKLMNMVFMESLRLYGPVINVLRLASEDMKLGNLEIPKGTTIVLPIVKMHRDKAVWGSDADTFNPMRFENGASRAATHPNALLAFSIGPRACIGQNFAMMEAKTVLAMILQRFRLNLSGEYKHAPADHLTLQPQYDLPVMLKPING
- the LOC104784611 gene encoding uncharacterized protein LOC104784611 — encoded protein: MASDESMVINSSSVLDEDDYDHDDSTDHDSFHHYYQTRQNSLSRLSICTSSFHEDDEDHHHHHHPSELLGNFVSALSLESLDDVGADADGEISDDDGDVSESDKESSGFYSLPETTSHRRRKLTVSGDGTNKCNIVSQRREKSKRGSQYGHGFNSVERDSDGEGGNRYGGGGEELTVLTKVRGGKKSMKMGFEEVKACRDLGFDLEVPGRVSLSGGSNRETTQTSSGGNSPIANWRISSPGDDPKEVKARLKMWAQAVALASASR